In the genome of Bacillota bacterium, the window ACGCAGCGGGCGGCTTAGTTGGCAGGACTTGTTTTTATTAAATGTATTTCTCTCTATTTGTCACGCTGTGGTTGAGGATACACTATTGTTTGTGGCAGTTGGTGCGGACGGCCTAGCTATACTTGGTGGTCGATTTCTTTTAGCTATATTGGTAACTTTTTTGATCTCGCGTTCGGGGTGGCTGGCCCGCCAGGCGGAAATGCATTCAGCAAAAGAAATGGTACAAAGCATGGAGAGCGGAGACCATGGACATAAGTGTTGTTAGTTAAGTGATGAATCCAAAAGCCCTTACTAATATTAGT includes:
- a CDS encoding nucleoside recognition protein — protein: MDWVGFLNEALIGCWDNVSLMAAIIIPVMVILEIARDLKFLERVGEWLAPALKVLGMSREAAPPIMVGLGFGITYGAGVIIEAARSGRLSWQDLFLLNVFLSICHAVVEDTLLFVAVGADGLAILGGRFLLAILVTFLISRSGWLARQAEMHSAKEMVQSMESGDHGHKCC